The DNA segment gaggatatgcttagagcgtgcgtcatggattttggttcagcctggcaggatcatttgccgttgatcgagttcgcttacaacaacagctatcacactagtattgggatggcaccttttgaggcgttgtatgggcgacgttgtcgtactccactcttctgggaagaagtgggggagagacaggctgagggaccggagtttatccagcaggcgatagacattgttgatcagatcaagaaatggattaagactgcataggatcgtcaggccagctatgctaatatcaagcgtaggcctttgcagttcgaggtcggggagaaagtgtttctgagagtgtcacctttccgcaagattctcagatttggccttaaaggcaagttgtctcccagatttatcggtccgtttgagatcttggagagcattggcgatttggcttatcgactagctttgccaccgcatctatccagtattcacgacgtgttccacgtatctctgttgcgacggtatgtggcagatgaatctcatatcctgcagcggtctgaggttcaggtagacaaggatttgacttatgttgagaaacctcttcgtatcctggattataaggataaggttttacggaacaaagtcattcctttggttttagttcagtggcagcaccgaggcactagggaagctacttgggagcttgaggacaggatgcgtaaagaccatcctgagttgttttgatttcattctttaagttgtattcagttgcaaactctgtaaacgtttgatttgaataaagaatgtagttgatttctgtatttgcattcggtacttaagatctgatttcgaggacgaaatatcttaagtgggggagaatgtagtagcccgtaccctaattgagtaattaaaggaattaatcataattacttgggtagagttcggaagctccgatcaggatcggaagctccgaacaggatcggaagctccgatcggtattacgtcaggcttgacgtgtggcaagatcggaagctccgatcaggaccggaagctccgataacccctatccggagtcaacaagtgatattttgacacgtggcagatcaggatcttcggaagctccaatggcaggatcggacgttccgatcgaggttcggacgttccgatcagggatcggaagttccgatcgttgtctataaatagaaggccgaggcttcactttcaattgccaattccgagttctcctctcctttctagtccttttggagctgttctagtcttcttaggcttggtccggaggtcggcgaggtgttcagtagtcgtagcggagttgtgcccaagttttggaggcatcgacatcaaagggctaacgacggacgaaggttatagcttttgcttcctataaatatttaggagtatgcaatagcttagttaaggcttttagagcactttaatgatagtagtatcatttggcagtgtagagcagactataggcgtggacctagagttggtagagcttgcactattttgaggtacgaaagtactattcgagatatcctgactgagtatacatgtattatgtgactgcatgatttatatgccatgatattatgctgcattcatttgcatcttgctgtatctctttcgagatgtctgttagtagggttgtaccctatcctgttagtggattggacttccatcgatttgggttcggcgtatccacggttatctcggtatgggagccacctcctgaagcaacggcacagcgtgctacataccagggcccggtctgtctttgttatctgatccttgacctcgagtccatagggagttcactttgcatgcatgtatactcatactctcgcactgagcgttttatgctcatgtctcgtactctgtatttttctggacaccctattccatggggcaggtttgcgattggacgaggagggtggatccaggaggggctagtaagtggttggccagctggagcttcacttaggtttttattactgttgttttgggtttatacaactattcgatttggttgtatattattggataaattacagattcctttacttggggttgtaactatttatggttttcgcagttttattctgatatctattttattaagttaattgcatgcctaagttctgtttagtaggtgatccgggtaagggtcactaaaaTTTTgtactataggcatggacctagagctggtagagcttgcttagtagttgaggtacgaaaatactgttcgagatatcctgactgtgTATGCATGTATTGTGtgcttgcatgattttatgtgcatattttatgacATGACTGTATGCTGCATGCATATTTAATTTTGAGCTATATCCTTGGAATATTATAGGGtcttaccctatcctgttagtggatggacttccatcgatttgggtccggagtatccactggtattcggaataggagccacctcctgaggcgacggcacagcgtgctacatgccagggcccggtctgtctttgttatatGATCTTTGGCCTCTAGTTttagtaggcggtacacttgcattcatgcatttatatgatacaacatgcttatactctcgtactgagcgttttatgctcacgtcacGTACTTTGTacatctggacaccctattccatgggcagGTTTTctattggatgaggcgggtggatccaggagggattaggcagtggatggccagctgggATTTTGCCTAGGGATTTATTTTGTTGTAGTTGGGATTATACACTGTTCGATTTGGTTgaataatatttgggtatttacagattcctttccttgggattgtataatgtttattgcttccgcagtCTATTCTGGCttactgttttaattaagttaattgcatgtttaagtttctgattagtatgtgatctcggtaagggtcactacaacattCTCtctcacttaagaaatttcgtcatcgaaatttaagtctagaggaaaacacaaaaaatcaagcaaatgttctttattacaactgaacattaCAAAGTACAAATCTTTCTTACaaagaaaaaaatacaaaacatcAAAACGACTGTGGATGCTCAGctcgcatccggctctccagctcccaagttgcttcttcagttCCTCTACACTGCCACTGCACCATCACTAGAGGTATTCTCTTGTtgcgaagtaccttgtcctttcaGTTAAGAATCCTGATAGGTCTCTCCACGTAGGACAAATCCTGATCCAATTGCACCTCAGTCGGATGCAAGATGTGTGACTCATCCGCCacgtactgcctcaacaaggacacgtgaaacacatcatggatactggaaagatatggtGGTAAAGCTAAACGATAAGCCACATCTCAAaacttctcaagaatctcgaacggaccaataaatctcggcGACAACTTGACCTTgagtccaaatctcatcaccttccgaaaaggtgacactcacAGGAACACAtgttcccctacctcaaaatgtaacggtctgcggtgagtgttaGCGTAGCTAACCTATCAATCttgggctgccttaatccttATACGGATCATCTCCACTGCATCGGTCATCTGCTGAATTATCTGTGGACCTTCGACTTGACGTTTGCCAacttcgtcccaaaacaaaggcgtACGACAGCGGCGTCCATATAAGGCctcgaatggtgccatgccaatgttgttttggtaactgttgttataagcaaACTCCACCAACGCCAAGTGGTCATACCACGCTGGACCAAAGTCCATGACTgtagctcgaagcatatcctcgaggGTACGAATAGTCCTCTCACTCTGCCCGTCGATCTCCAGGTGGTAAGCTGTACTCAAAATCAGAGTAGTGCCAAGAGCTCGctggaagctaccccaaaacctagaggcaaacctcggatctctgtcgctGAAAATATTCAACGGAATTTCATGTAGACGAACAACCTCCTGCACGTATAGACATGCCATCCGATCGAAAGTAAAATCCCgattgtatggtaagaaatgtgcggacttcgacaatcgatcaacaaacaacccaaatagcatcgcagttcctggaagacatcggcaagtgggtgacaaaatccatcatcacatgctctcacttccactcaggaatctctaaaccCTGGAGCAATCCACTGGGTCATCGaaattctgccttgacctactgacaAACAAGGCATCGtgacacaaactgataaacactgcgcttcatccctttccaccaaaacctcATACGTAGATCCTTGaacattttcatgctgcctggatgtacaaaaATATACTACGGTGAGCCTATGACAGAATCTCCTCTCGAAGTGTGGAATCATCAGGAACTACCACACGTCCAGAGAGACACAGCAGACATCATTTTGcaaatgaaaaccagaagtattcccATCCTGAGCCAAACGAGCTAACTTCTGCGTCTTCAGATCAACGGCCTGCAACTCACGTATACGAGTATACAAGGCTGGTTTGGCAAGCACTGACGAAACGTGAACTCCCTGCTGTTCCTTCTTGTGTCAaaaagtgaaacccaaggaacaacactcctctaccACTCGTGCAATCGAGCTGGTACGAAGCGAACTGACATACACTTTGCGGCTAAGAGCATCCGCAACTGGATTAGAAGAacttggatggtacttgatctcacaatcgtagtccttcaacaaatccatccaacgacgctgcctcattttcaactcagcctgagtgaacaaatatttcaaactcttatggtcagtAAAGATCTCAAACTTCTCatcgtacaaataatgacgtcatatcttaagagcaaagacaatggccgcaagctccaaatcatgtaagtgatagttctcctcgtgaatCTTCAATTGCCTAGAGGCATGGGCAATTACATGACCTCTCTGAGATAACACACATACCAAACCCTagagagaagcatcggtgtgaACTACAAAGCATCCTGATACAGACGGTAGAGCCAACACTGGAGTTGTAGTCAGACGGAGTCGCAACTCGTGAAAACTCTCCTCGCACTCCGACGTACAAACAAAAGGCACATCCTTCCtcgtaagctgagtcaaaggcttaggaATTTGGGAAAAGTTCTCTAAGAATCTCCGGTAGTAGCCTGCCATCCcaagaaaactacgaatctctaaAACTGTCGTAGGACGCGACCAATACAAAATGGCTTccgtcttactaggatcaacggaAACACCATCTCGtaaaatcacatgaccaaggaaaacaactcggtcaatctagaagtcacacttgctcaacttagCGTACAACTGCCTCTCTCTCAGTATCTGCAATACTGTACGAAGATGGAAAACGTGCTCGTCCACACTGCGGGAATACACAAGGATATCGTCggtgaacaccaccacgaacttatccagaaagtcgtgAAATACTCTGTCCATCAAGTCCATGAAGACTGCTGGAGCgtttgtcaaaccaaacggcatcactaagaactcgtaatgaccataccgcgtacgaaatgttgtcttagagatatcctcctctctaaacctcaactgatgatatcccgaccgcagatcaatctttgagtaaacagaagtaccatgtaactgatcgaacagatcatctatccacggaagaggatacttattcatCTTCGTTGCTTGATTAAGCTGTCAATAGTCTATGCAAAGACGCATCGACCCATATTTTATCTTAACAAAAAGGACTGGGGCTCCCCAAGCCTAAACACTCGGCCGAatatagcccttatcaagaagatcttgaagTTGCTTCTGCAATTCCTTCATCTCCTAAAGAGCTAATCAGTAAGgagctctggaaatcggtgctgTCACTGGCaataactcaatgccaaactcgatatctctcactggtggtaagcttggaatctcgtctggaaacaCATCGGGAAAATCATGGACCACTGGTAACTCCTGGATGTCTGGTCCCTCCATGGATGCATCGATGGCGtaaataaggtagccttccctgccagacactaaagcacgccgggttttcagagcagaaaccactggcatcgggggtcgcactccctcaccatagaaataccacgtatctccatcctccgGACAAAACTTCACAAACcttgatagcaatccactatctcTCTATAGGTAGTCAGAAGATCTATACAAATgatacaatcgaaatcctccatggctaaaaccatcaggttagcactaagctgatgtccctcgaaatccagAATGCAACCCAtaactagacgcttagccaaaaccTCTTGACCCATAGGATTCGAAACAACTAGCAATACGTCTAATGGAATATAGGGTGGACTATGCCTCTTAGCAAATCGTGCCGAAATAAATGAGTGTGATACACCAGTGTCAATCAAGACATAAGCAAAAATACCACATGTTGTAAAAATTgttcgcaagcgtacgagtgtaaagttttaatatagtgaatgaatcaagtgtcgatcccacagggagtaaattgaaaataatcagtgcttgtaattaaaatagtctaaactttatctagaaaatcaaacaaagAGTTATGAtttcaacttaaaataaaattcagaacTTTTAGAAAAACTCACACACAACTTCCGAATAATATTACTGAGAGAAAAATGgttctagaggttttgatttcacctggtttcgacaacaactactcctaattaaattattttcatgaattccattcaattaatagtcaagaacacttaattatattatttccctctaccgagcaacaaataatgtgtatcaactaagattcaattccaatatccctattaaaaatctagtcttagtgatatgtgtaaaacgatgttcttccTAAAGCTCCGTTAACGTTATACACTctccgagctatataaacaattaacagtgtaatttctaatgatcctattcaaaatcccctctcccgagcaatgatttcaaataagtatAACAATTTAATTAGCGATCAAGTAATTGGAAAAACAATCAaagctagaaaaacaattaatttaggagaattcaatccaataaaattaacaattcGTAAAAGCATCTCAACCAGGCTACACCAAACCCCTAGACtatgaaaatttagttcatgatcaaaaaatagataaacaccAGTCATATTCAAAAGtctagacatcaattcaatgataacaaattagaaagaaagaaaaacaaatccgaatattCGACGTCATGTCCGGTCGACGATCTTCTCAtttgttcttcaaattcttcacgtTGATGCACAAATTTTTCTTCTCCAATTGTCACGATCAAGCTCTCTCAATTTGTGTTGTGTTGTCAGGCGGCTCTCCCCCTTTTATGTTGTGTTGAAAtatcttttatatgtcctcgaagcccgtcaaagaaaGCCCGACAAATCGAGAGTTTTAAAGTTGCAAAAATCTGCCAATTTATCGCACaaagtggcgcgggcgcgcaataGAGTGGCAAGGGCACGCCTGAGCCTCGAATTTACACTTCTTTTCACGTCCAGGGATGGAGCGGGCGCGCCTAaaagcggcgcgggcgcgccctgCTCTCGCATGTCCAATTCTGCAACGCGCAAGCAATTTTCAGAAAATCATATCTCCCaaactaaccgtcggattgagctgaaattttgacagcagcttcaaaacatcctaaaatttattatgaacggtcgagattggattttgatttgttaataattcccagtaattttctgaagttgatactccataatgcatccttccACTTCTTCTTGCTATTTTTCtccaaatccttgcaactcacaaaaataacaacaaatacgcataatatccactcgatacatcacaaaagccaagccaaatcatatataaattaagtgcataaaatgcacttatcaaattcccccaaacttagacttttgctagttccgagcaaaacaataatgagcaatatagtcgacctccgaatttttacattccaagattaaataaacatgtaggctaattttctcaagagttctcgtgtgtgtgtgatttcgccaatctcatctacccaccaaactttcgataaaatcatgcaatccgtaagcttcataaattcattaactcaaccctcaagtttcaaaatactaTCAGCCaagttcaaattttatttacatagatcaaaaggactttttCGGTGAACTTTTAGGCTCAAGTATAATCAGCAGGAGATCTGTGTCCAGATATGTATCAATGGTGATCAAAGACTCGGGATTCAAGAAAAGGGAATGTATAtttttcaatttgtgcaggattatgagtagctaaaattttttatttgcattgccagacattagtcttggctttcttctactccatacatctccatctctttgccttgtatttggactagaatttcaatccattttttttttcttttcaaggcctccctcaccttactttctccgccattacttttctttgaactttttagctactcaatttgtttaggatttttcatgattttatatgactaacaaatgaataatggctaaaaaggctcaacgaattcaaaaatgcctaaatcacttctgtgctcttaaaaatctacctcagtttcaagtaaaaatcacaagagttaagaatcaaatcctctaatccacatAATTTCTCTAATTACTAGGggtatcgaaaatcatggcattcgtgcatgtaagtgagaactcaagattaaatagcgctaacatgaacttttcagcacaaaaaattattttcatcataggcaaATCACAATTACATATTATGTCTTCAACTCAACATAACtcatgaaaattttcaaatttcacacATCCCCtccaaacttaaattgtgcattgtcctcaatgtacagtagTAAATCAAAACAAGGACACATACCTTGGGCACCGAGCGTCAGTACTcggcaccatcttaatcactcaaaactcTTCATTAGGGTTGGCTCCTAAACTTTTTCacctacacaattcaaaatcattattgatgtctagttttctcatgataaaaaaaaacaaaaacaactaaaattaacaaataaaaataaagcaaataaataaaaaaaaaagcttgggttgcctcctaagaagcgcttagtttatggTCCATAGCCCGCTATACTCTGGTTCAAGCTCGGTTCAGTCTTGTTGGAGGATTTTCCCTTTTCCTTTACCCTCCAAACATACTCAACGATCCTCTTAAACTTTGAtttgtttttcttcttcttctttggaacCTTCGGATCATTCTCTCTTCGCAATTCTACTTTTCTCTCGACTTCATAGCAGCTCTCCATCTTCTTTGATTGTTCAATGAGGAACACCTTCTTCGTGGATGGAttttcagcttccttgaacACATTAAAAGTAACTTTCTCACCGTCTACACTCATCGTCAACACACCTTTTCTaacctctatcttggcatcagcagtagccaagaatGGTCGCCCCAAAATCAATGGCAAATTTTCGTCCTTCTCCATATCTAACACtacaaaatccgcaggaaaaataaatttatctatttttaccagaacatctctatgattccaagcggatatgtgatagatctatcagctagctgcAACATGATTGTTGTGGGCTTCACCttgccaagtcctaagctcctgaaaacagataaatgcattaaattaatgctagctcctaaatcacaaagtgctttattaaaattagtAGATCCTATAATGCAAGGAATCGTAAAACTCCCTGGGTTCTTAATTTTTGTGGTAGCTTCTTTTGCAGGATAACACTGCACTCCTCAGTCAAATTCACCGTCTCAAACTCTTCCAACTTCCGCTTCTTTGACATCACTTCCTTCAAGAATttagcataattcggcatttgctcccaaagcatcagcaaaagaaatgttgatatgaagtttcttaaaaatctccaagaatttggagaactgctcatctaaagctttcttcttgaacctctgtggg comes from the Henckelia pumila isolate YLH828 chromosome 1, ASM3356847v2, whole genome shotgun sequence genome and includes:
- the LOC140874481 gene encoding uncharacterized protein, translating into MPFGLTNAPAVFMDLMDRVFHDFLDKFVVVFTDDILVYSRSVDEHVFHLRTVLQILRERQFKTEAILYWSRPTTVLEIRSFLGMAGYYRRFLENFSQIPKPLTQLTRKDVPFVCTSECEESFHELRLRLTTTPVLALPSEQQGVHVSSVLAKPALYTRIRELQAVDLKTQKLARLAQDGNTSGFHLQNDVCCVSLDVWQHENVQGSTYEVLVERDEAQCLSEVVRLHEIPLNIFSDRDPRFASRFWGSFQRALGTTLILSTAYHLEIDGQSERTIRTLEDMLRATVMDFGPAWYDHLALVEFAYNNSYQNNIGMAPFEALYGRRCRTPLFWDEVGKRQVEGPQIIQQMTDAVEMIRIRIKAAQD